Proteins found in one Crassostrea angulata isolate pt1a10 chromosome 3, ASM2561291v2, whole genome shotgun sequence genomic segment:
- the LOC128177456 gene encoding tetraspanin-36-like, whose protein sequence is MSGCTMTSKVGLMVIGLIFWAVTAGLFFVGGWVFNSYKHFDEIAEANFTLIPASIIIAVGVLMFIVGIVACIAAFKENKCLLAVLFSFMLVILTALVTSGSLGYAFRKDVSNAVESGLDKAINAYHPNSTQKDQLDYLQTNLKCCGVNNASDWINAKNWAPTANKSVPKSCCVSGINCTLAQRKMYNDPKYIYQQGCYEKLEHIFMYNLGYIAGIAVGLAVIMCLGMICSCILFCRSKEVRYEALGGQYSGLRV, encoded by the exons ATGTCAGGTTGCACTATGACTTCGAAGGTTGGGTTAATGGTGATAGGTTTAATATTCTGG GCTGTGACTGCAGGGTTGTTTTTTGTTGGAGGATGGGTCTTCAACTCTTACAAACATTTTGATGAGATCGCAGAAGCTAACTTTACCCTAATCCCAGCATCCATCATCATAGCTGTTGGAGTCCTGATGTTTATTGTGGGAATTGTTGCCTGTATTGCAGCATTCAAAGAAAACAAGTGTCTGCTGGCTGTg TTGTTTTCCTTCATGCTGGTTATTCTCACTGCTCTCGTTACCTCTGGATCTCTTGGATATGCCTTCAGGAAAGAT GTTTCCAATGCTGTTGAGAGTGGACTAGATAAGGCGATTAATGCTTACCATCCCAACAGCACTCAGAAAGACCAGTTAGACTATCTACAAACAAAT CTAAAATGTTGTGGTGTTAACAATGCCTCCGATTGGATAAACGCCAAGAACTGGGCTCCAACAGCCAACAAATCTGTCCCAAAGAGTTGCTGTGTGTCTGGCATTAACTGTACCTTGGCTCAACGGAAAATGTACAATGATCCAAAGTACATCTACCAACAG ggTTGTTATGAGAAACTGGAGCATATATTCATGTATAATTTGGGCTACATCGCTGGGATTGCTGTTGGTCTTGCAGTGATTATG TGTCTGGGTATGATCTGCAGCTGCATCCTCTTCTGTCGCTCCAAAGAGGTTCGATACGAGGCATTAGGGGGACAGTACTCTGGACTGCGGGTGTAG